The Latilactobacillus sakei subsp. sakei DSM 20017 = JCM 1157 genome includes a window with the following:
- a CDS encoding CamS family sex pheromone protein produces MAKYKIWVVAAATLLLLAGCTSLPGTSSSSSSKATKKLQTTGKVTDSMYEGVIDNGQYKTSQTRGLTTQQSNTSFDVKSLESGLLKLSKEQFPTSKYVFQEGQSLKTAQAQKWLARKSKTNTEGLNPEDNGQKDPNKRNPIYLQQILEQDYLGEDGSMKGMSIGLGMNQVDYYTKEQYGATFETKISKAMMTQQGKQMANKVLSRMRQKKGLSDTTIVIGLYKQAPKDSLVGGTFFAYGVSKKGSTTIDSWHELNQENQVLPVVNDEKAINQDDATAFNSFKTQVETFFPNLSGVTAQTHYEEGVLAGMNITVNTQFYSETEIMSFTQYIATAADKYLPRNIPLDISITSAEGMQAYVGRVSGSKGFTTHVFGSY; encoded by the coding sequence GTGGCAAAGTATAAAATATGGGTCGTTGCAGCAGCAACTCTTTTATTGTTAGCAGGTTGCACAAGTCTTCCAGGCACTTCATCGAGTTCAAGTAGTAAAGCGACTAAAAAATTACAAACAACGGGTAAAGTGACCGATAGTATGTATGAAGGCGTAATTGATAATGGTCAGTATAAAACTAGTCAGACTCGAGGATTAACAACGCAACAGAGTAATACCTCTTTTGATGTTAAGAGTCTTGAGAGTGGGCTTCTTAAACTATCCAAAGAACAATTTCCAACTTCAAAATATGTTTTCCAAGAAGGGCAAAGTTTAAAGACCGCTCAAGCGCAAAAATGGTTAGCACGTAAATCAAAAACGAATACAGAGGGCTTAAACCCCGAGGATAATGGTCAAAAAGATCCAAATAAACGGAATCCAATTTACCTTCAACAGATATTGGAACAAGATTATTTAGGCGAAGATGGCAGTATGAAGGGCATGAGTATTGGCCTAGGGATGAATCAAGTTGATTATTATACCAAGGAACAATACGGTGCAACGTTTGAAACGAAGATTTCAAAAGCAATGATGACCCAACAAGGCAAACAAATGGCTAATAAGGTTTTAAGCCGAATGCGTCAAAAGAAGGGCCTCAGCGATACGACAATTGTCATTGGACTTTATAAACAAGCCCCTAAGGATAGTTTAGTTGGTGGCACATTCTTCGCTTATGGGGTCAGCAAAAAAGGCAGCACAACGATTGATTCATGGCACGAATTGAATCAAGAAAATCAAGTGCTACCAGTTGTAAATGATGAAAAAGCAATTAATCAAGACGACGCGACAGCTTTTAACAGTTTTAAAACACAAGTTGAAACGTTCTTCCCGAACTTAAGTGGTGTGACCGCTCAGACGCATTATGAAGAAGGCGTCTTAGCAGGCATGAATATCACGGTTAATACGCAATTCTACAGTGAAACGGAAATTATGAGTTTTACACAGTATATTGCGACGGCCGCGGATAAGTATTTACCGCGTAACATTCCGCTTGATATCTCAATTACATCTGCGGAAGGGATGCAAGCCTATGTTGGGCGTGTATCAGGCAGCAAAGGCTTTACCACACACGTTTTCGGTAGTTATTAA